The following are encoded in a window of Castanea sativa cultivar Marrone di Chiusa Pesio chromosome 9, ASM4071231v1 genomic DNA:
- the LOC142611025 gene encoding transcription factor E2FA, translated as MSGGARAPNRPAPPPPTVASQILPPPPPMKRNLAVLASTKPPFVPPDDYHRFSSVVADREAEALVVRSPLLKRKNGTDDNEVQSIDWTNSPGYTSVVNSPLKTPVSAKGGRIYNRSKGTKGNRSGPQTPASNAGSPSPLTPGSCRYDSSLGLLTKKFINLLKQAEDGNLDLNKAAETLEVQKRRIYDITNVLEGIGLIEKKLKNRIHWKGLDALRPGEVEDDASVLQAEVENLTNQERRLDDQIREMQERLRDLSEDENKKKWLFVTKEDIKGLPCLQNETLLAIKAPHGTTLEVPDPDEAVDYPQRRYRVILRSAMGPIDVYLVSQFEEKFEEMNSVEPPVSFPMVSSSGSNDNPATDEVVNANSTMKDVMPQAQHSHQMCSDLNASQEFAGGMMKIVPSDVDNDADYWLLSDAEVSITDMWKTDAGIEWSGMDMLHPDFGIPDVSTPRSQTPLSGMAEVPSTAFDSTRR; from the exons ATGTCCGGCGGCGCTCGAGCTCCGAACCGCCCTGCGCCGCCTCCGCCGACCGTCGCGTCACAGATCCTCCCTCCACCGCCGCCGATGAAGCGAAACCTCGCCGTGCTCGCCTCCACCAAGCCGCCGTTCGTCCCTCCCGACGATTACCACCGCTTCTCCTCCGTCGTCGCCGATCGTGAAGCCGAAGCTCTTGTCGTTAGATCTCCC CTATTAAAGCGGAAGAATGGAACAGACGACAATGAAGTTCAGTCAATTGACTGGACTAACAGTCCTGGATACACTAGTGTAGTAAACAGCCCCCTCAAGACACCTGTGTCTGCAAAGGGGGGAAGGATATACAACAGGTCAAAGGGTACAAAGGGCAACAGATCTGGGCCTCAGACACCTGCGTCAAATGCTG GTTCCCCATCTCCTCTTACTCCTGGAAGTTGTCGTTACGACAGTTCCCTAG GATTGTTGACAAAAAAGTTCATCAATTTGCTCAAGCAAGCAGAGGATGGTAATCTAGACCTAAACAAAGCGGCAGAAACTTTGGAG GTGCAAAAGAGGCGAATATATGACATAACAAATGTCTTGGAAGGCATTGGACTCATTGAAAAGAAACTCAAGAACAGAATACATTGGAA GGGATTAGATGCATTAAGGCCAGGGGAGGTTGAAGATGACGCCTCTGTACTACAG GcagaagttgaaaaccttaccaATCAAGAGCGAAGATTAGATGATCAGATAAG GGAAATGCAGGAAAGATTGAGGGATTTGAGTGAAgatgaaaacaagaaaaa GTGGCTTTTTGTAACCAAAGAAGATATTAAGGGCTTACCCTGCCTCCAG AACGAAACCCTGTTAGCAATTAAAGCTCCACATGGAACCACACTGGAAGTCCCAGATCCAGATGAG GCTGTTGACTATCCACAGAGAAGATATAGGGTTATTCTTAGAAGCGCTATGGGCCCTATTGATGTCTACCTTGTCAG TCAATTTGAGGAGAAGTTTGAGGAGATGAATAGTGTTGAGCCACCTGTGAGCTTCCCAATGGTTTCAAGCTCAGGGTCCAACGATAACCCAGCCACTGACGAAGTGGTCAATGCCAATAGCACCATGAAGGATGTTATGCCTCAGGCACAACACAGTCATCAAATGTGCTCTGATCTTAATGCTTCACAGGAGTTTGCTGGGGGCATGATGAAAATTGTTCCCTCAGATGTTGAT AATGATGCAGATTACTGGCTTCTGTCAGATGCTGAAGTTAGCATAACAGATATGTGGAAAACAGACG CGGGTATTGAATGGAGTGGGATGGATATGCTTCACCCTGACTTTGGGATACCTGATGTTAGTACTCCAAGGTCACAAACTCCATTATCTGGAATGGCTGAAGTGCCATCTACAGCTTTTGACTCTACCCGAAGATGA